One genomic region from Torulaspora delbrueckii CBS 1146 chromosome 4, complete genome encodes:
- the SIR2 gene encoding NAD-dependent histone deacetylase SIR2 (similar to Saccharomyces cerevisiae SIR2 (YDL042C) and HST1 (YOL068C); ancestral locus Anc_3.151): MSIPQAMSSHGILDNKRPFEGEDDAVSRGVSESHSQQVSSGTTVDGNGVEGSKKPKLTENDEDMALEVPAKGDELQEVVNEYDTSGNQKILGDAEGLNGRSDDDVLTPITPNRPVSIGKDRKTGKYIFSSITKDDSLNARMFLKYHGLRKFLDTYLPEELNSLYLYFLIKLLGFEIKDREMINAIHSYVESSPSPDADLTFTAVEDPLEKRHAVRLIKDLQKAINKVLCTRLRLSNFSTVDTFVKRLQSAKKILVLTGAGVSTSLGIPDFRSSEGFYSKIRHLGLDDPQDVFNYDIFMQDPSVFYNIAHMVLPPENLYSPLHSFIKMLQDKGKLLRNYTQNIDNLESYAGIKEEKLVQCHGSFATASCITCHWRLPGEKIFSNIRNLELPLCPYCYQKRREFFPHDNVSDGETDNANNNLINAAMKSYGVLKPDITFFGEALPSKFHKTIREDILKCDLLICIGTSLKVAPVSDIVNMLPAHVPQVLINRDPVKHAEFDLNLLGFCDDVATYVAQKCGWDIPHDKWDQLKKMNFDCKEDERGVYNVSALLPS, translated from the coding sequence ATGAGCATTCCCCAAGCTATGAGCAGCCATGGGATATTGGACAACAAAAGACCTTTTGAAGGGGAAGATGATGCGGTCTCACGTGGTGTATCGGAGTCGCACTCGCAGCAGGTCTCTAGTGGGACAACCGTCGATGGGAATGGCGTAGAGGGCTCAAAGAAACCTAAACTGACtgaaaatgatgaggaCATGGCTCTTGAGGTGCCTGCAAAGGGTGAtgaacttcaagaagtgGTGAACGAGTATGATACGAGTGGgaatcaaaagattctgGGAGACGCCGAAGGTTTGAATGGTAGGTCTGACGATGACGTGCTGACCCCAATTACACCTAATAGACCTGTAAGTATCGGCAAGGACAGAAAAACTGGGAAGTacattttctcttcaataaCCAAGGATGATTCGCTCAATGCAAGAATGTTTTTAAAGTATCATGGATTGAGGAAATTTCTTGATACTTATTTACCTGAGGAATTGAATTCTTTGTATCTCTATTTTCTCATTAAACTGTTAGGGTTCGAGATTAAAGATCGTGAAATGATTAATGCGATTCATAGCTACGTCGAGTCCTCACCTTCACCCGATGCTGATTTGACTTTCACAGCCGTTGAGGACCCATTGGAAAAAAGACATGCAGTACGTTTGATTAAGGATTTACAAAAGGCAATCAACAAAGTATTATGCACAAGATTACGATTGTCAAATTTCTCCACAGTAGACACTTTTGTGAAAAGGTTGCAAAGtgcgaagaagatattgGTTTTGACTGGCGCAGGCGTTTCCACGTCATTGGGTATCCCTGATTTCAGATCTTCTGAAGGTTTTTATTCCAAGATTCGTCACTTGGGGCTGGATGACCCGCAGGATGTTTTCAATTATGATATATTCATGCAGGACCCATCGGTTTTCTACAACATAGCTCACATGGTTTTGCCGCCGGAAAACCTCTATTCCCCTTTACacagcttcatcaaaatgTTGCAGGACAAGGGCAAGTTGCTAAGAAATTATACACAAAATATTGATAACCTGGAGTCCTATGCTGGtatcaaggaagaaaagctAGTACAATGTCATGGTTCCTTCGCGACTGCATCATGTATTACTTGTCATTGGAGACTTCCTGGTGAGAAGATCTTTAGCAATATCAGGAATTTAGAATTGCCCCTATGTCCTTACTGTTatcaaaagagaagagaattttTCCCTCATGACAATGTGTCGGATGGCGAAACTGACAATGCTAATAATAATCTAATAAATGCAGCAATGAAATCCTATGGTGTTCTTAAGCCAGACATCACATTTTTCGGGGAAGCTCTGCCATCAAAGTTCCATAAGACGATACGCGAAGACATATTGAAATGTGATCTTCTAATTTGCATCGGTACGAGTTTGAAAGTGGCTCCCGTCTCAGACATTGTAAATATGCTGCCTGCTCATGTGCCACAAGTTTTAATTAACAGAGATCCAGTTAAGCACGCAGAGTTTGACTTGAACTTGCTCGG